The Candidatus Malacoplasma girerdii genome has a segment encoding these proteins:
- the atpA gene encoding F0F1 ATP synthase subunit alpha has protein sequence MELKERNMSKNSDNFSSIIKAKIAKYANTATVSEEGKVVSVSDGIVIVTGLSNVMLNEMVQFANGSYGMALNLETDYVGVVMLGKYDDISEDSIVKRTKKVVSVGVGDELIGRIVDPLGNPLDDKGPIKATQFSPIDQIAPGVMKRKSVNVPMATGILAIDSMFPIGRGQRELIIGDRQTGKTSIAIDTIINQKGKNVKCVYVAIGQKNSTVANIAMTLAKYDALEYTTIVSSTASDIPAIKYIAPFSGITIAEYWCQRGEDVLIIFDDLSKHAVSYRTISLLLRRPPGREAYPGDIFYLHSRLLERACRLNEENGNGSITALPIIETQAGDISAYIPTNVISITDGQLFMNSSMFNEGQRPAVSVGLSVSRVGSAAQIKAMKQMASSLKLELAQYEELSAFSQFGSELDEETKNILEHGKRIMAMIKQPQEHPIDQIDQSVLLFAIKYHFIKWIPLAYIEQFRSELIYFIHKHVCYKVLVKNQAYDEVLIHEFKESMKSFIKQFIGGIKDYDPTKVGKLSELDPLKMETTKEIKIAKPGYAVNKKVKKSENK, from the coding sequence GTGGAGTTAAAGGAAAGAAATATGAGTAAAAATAGCGATAATTTTTCAAGTATTATTAAAGCCAAAATTGCCAAATATGCTAATACCGCTACTGTTTCTGAAGAAGGAAAAGTAGTATCGGTAAGTGACGGAATTGTCATTGTTACTGGTTTAAGTAATGTCATGCTTAATGAAATGGTGCAATTTGCTAACGGTTCATATGGAATGGCTTTAAACTTAGAAACAGATTACGTTGGTGTTGTTATGTTGGGAAAATATGATGACATTAGTGAAGACAGCATTGTTAAAAGAACTAAGAAAGTAGTTTCTGTTGGGGTTGGAGATGAATTAATTGGGCGAATTGTCGATCCGCTTGGTAATCCCTTAGATGATAAAGGGCCAATTAAAGCAACTCAATTTAGTCCAATTGATCAAATTGCTCCAGGAGTGATGAAAAGAAAAAGTGTTAATGTTCCTATGGCTACAGGAATATTAGCAATAGACTCGATGTTTCCGATTGGTCGAGGTCAACGGGAATTAATTATTGGAGATCGACAAACAGGAAAAACATCCATTGCTATTGACACAATTATTAATCAAAAAGGTAAAAATGTTAAATGTGTTTATGTTGCAATTGGTCAAAAAAATTCTACAGTGGCAAACATCGCAATGACGCTTGCTAAATATGATGCGTTAGAATATACAACTATTGTTTCTTCAACAGCAAGTGATATTCCTGCCATTAAATATATTGCCCCTTTTAGTGGAATAACAATTGCTGAATACTGATGTCAACGTGGAGAAGATGTTTTAATCATCTTTGATGATTTAAGTAAACACGCTGTAAGTTACCGAACAATTTCACTACTATTGCGCCGACCTCCAGGACGAGAAGCCTATCCTGGTGATATCTTCTATTTACATTCACGATTACTGGAACGTGCATGCCGATTAAATGAAGAAAATGGTAATGGCAGTATTACAGCTTTACCGATTATTGAAACACAGGCAGGTGATATCTCAGCATATATTCCAACTAACGTTATTTCCATTACCGATGGTCAATTATTCATGAATAGTTCAATGTTCAATGAGGGACAACGACCAGCGGTGAGTGTCGGATTAAGTGTTAGCCGGGTAGGAAGTGCTGCGCAAATTAAAGCCATGAAACAAATGGCTAGTAGTTTAAAGCTTGAACTTGCTCAATATGAAGAATTAAGTGCTTTTAGTCAATTTGGTAGTGAATTAGATGAAGAAACCAAAAATATTCTTGAACATGGTAAAAGAATTATGGCAATGATTAAGCAACCACAAGAACATCCAATTGATCAAATTGATCAATCTGTTTTGTTATTTGCTATCAAATACCACTTTATTAAGTGAATTCCGCTTGCGTACATTGAACAATTCCGTAGTGAATTAATTTACTTTATTCATAAACATGTATGCTATAAAGTCCTTGTTAAAAACCAAGCATATGATGAAGTTTTAATTCATGAATTTAAAGAATCAATGAAAAGTTTTATCAAACAATTTATTGGTGGAATTAAAGATTATGATCCAACTAAGGTTGGCAAATTAAGTGAATTAGATCCACTTAAAATGGAAACAACAAAGGAAATTAAGATTGCAAAACCTGGTTACGCTGTAAATAAAAAAGTTAAAAAGTCTGAAAATAAATAA
- the atpG gene encoding F0F1 ATP synthase subunit gamma — protein MSSLNEIRKRINAVNNTSKITQAMKLVATAKVARQKADYLKISNYISGLYDLLIQLTRSTTYSSIFISKRDANKNLHIVISSTLGLCGSYNINVCKHLINNLGPNDDIIVIGNKASSYLQSRGLKERIIAKYQFNDKFASHIELLPLTSYIIDNFISIKYDKVFLSYTKYMNSLNFVPTTLQLLPLDFKLFKPDEKNINYEINELNDNKQIIDFIPNHHGIIESLIPFFTSSMIIASLTESHLCEFSSRRNAMDSATENAKELIENLKLEYNQVRQEKITQEINEIVAGS, from the coding sequence ATGAGTTCACTAAATGAAATTCGCAAACGTATTAATGCTGTTAATAATACTAGTAAAATTACCCAAGCAATGAAACTAGTTGCAACAGCTAAGGTTGCTCGCCAAAAAGCTGATTATCTAAAAATCAGCAATTATATTAGTGGTTTATATGATTTATTAATTCAATTAACTCGTTCAACAACATATAGTTCAATTTTTATTAGTAAACGCGATGCTAATAAAAACTTGCATATTGTAATTAGTAGCACACTAGGACTATGTGGATCATATAACATTAATGTTTGCAAGCATTTAATCAATAATCTTGGACCGAATGATGATATTATTGTCATTGGTAATAAAGCCAGTAGTTATCTGCAAAGTCGTGGCTTAAAAGAAAGAATTATTGCTAAATACCAATTTAACGATAAGTTTGCAAGCCACATTGAATTGCTTCCATTAACTAGCTATATCATTGATAATTTTATTAGCATTAAATATGATAAAGTTTTTCTTTCATATACAAAATATATGAATTCATTAAATTTTGTACCAACAACACTACAACTATTACCATTAGACTTTAAATTATTTAAACCAGATGAAAAAAATATTAACTATGAAATTAACGAATTAAATGATAATAAACAAATCATTGATTTTATTCCAAATCACCATGGCATTATTGAAAGTTTAATTCCCTTCTTCACTAGCAGTATGATTATTGCATCATTAACTGAATCGCATTTATGTGAATTTAGTTCACGAAGGAATGCAATGGATAGTGCAACTGAAAACGCTAAGGAATTAATCGAAAATTTAAAACTTGAATACAACCAAGTTCGTCAAGAAAAAATTACCCAAGAAATTAATGAAATTGTCGCTGGAAGTTAA
- the gidB gene encoding methyltransferase GidB, producing the protein MNQKEFVLAVKKIYPCVSETFFKQIEVYKSFLQAQNKLFNLTNLASEELIYEEYFLASIIPYQNINFSNGLNVLDIGSGSGIPGILLKLLYPSINLTILEVNTKKVNFMKKLAEKLNINVSFLFQRAEDIKNHQREQFDLVTSRAVAELRILLEISAPYAKVNGLILEPKSIKYKEEITNAKKIINDLVLSPLPIQKFIGSKSNYLLSYKKLKVTPNKFPRTWKEIIK; encoded by the coding sequence ATGAATCAAAAAGAGTTTGTCCTTGCTGTTAAAAAAATTTATCCATGTGTTAGTGAAACCTTTTTTAAACAAATCGAAGTTTATAAAAGTTTTTTGCAAGCTCAAAACAAACTTTTTAATTTAACTAATTTAGCTAGTGAAGAATTAATTTATGAAGAATACTTTCTCGCTTCAATTATTCCTTACCAAAACATTAACTTTTCTAATGGATTAAATGTACTAGATATTGGTTCTGGTTCTGGTATTCCGGGTATTTTATTAAAACTTCTTTATCCTTCAATTAACTTAACAATTCTTGAAGTAAATACAAAAAAGGTTAACTTTATGAAAAAATTAGCTGAAAAACTAAATATTAATGTTAGTTTCCTATTTCAACGAGCTGAAGATATTAAAAATCATCAGCGCGAGCAATTTGATTTAGTTACTTCACGAGCTGTTGCTGAATTAAGAATCCTCTTAGAAATTAGTGCTCCGTATGCTAAAGTAAATGGCTTAATTCTTGAACCTAAATCAATTAAATATAAAGAAGAAATTACTAATGCTAAAAAAATAATTAATGATTTGGTGCTTTCACCATTACCAATTCAAAAATTTATCGGTAGTAAATCTAATTATCTGTTAAGCTATAAAAAGCTCAAAGTAACTCCAAATAAATTTCCGCGAACTTGAAAGGAAATTATCAAGTAA
- the hprK gene encoding HPr kinase/phosphatase, which translates to MANKNQMKTIKVAELLKRFDHEILHKGNLNTDKIYSPTLNRVGLELAYCNNPNHQFHNINSTVLLGTNESEYLLSLKDVRRVEKAFKKVIDLTPPVIILCEGFDRTLGEIFKKVAVNTKAKTTIVYSSLHLHQLYLAIAGWINEQLAEYTLIHGTLMSIDGMGVLIQGESGVGKSEVALQLIRQNALFIADDAVEATNLGNKIFAKSSDIAGKFLEVRGIGLINIIQMFGVSKVKSSSTIDLVITLIKSENVQRQYFERVGEKQQYLNILNASIPHYRIPVTYGRDVANMIQAAVADYKMRSEGYNSASEYINKLNSILKNK; encoded by the coding sequence ATGGCTAATAAAAATCAAATGAAAACAATTAAAGTTGCTGAACTGTTAAAACGTTTTGATCACGAAATATTGCATAAAGGTAATTTAAATACAGACAAAATTTATTCACCAACATTAAACAGAGTTGGTTTAGAGTTGGCTTATTGTAATAATCCTAATCACCAATTTCACAATATTAATTCAACAGTTTTATTAGGAACTAACGAAAGCGAATATTTATTATCTTTAAAAGATGTAAGACGAGTTGAAAAAGCTTTTAAAAAAGTTATTGATTTAACCCCTCCAGTAATCATTTTATGTGAAGGCTTTGATCGAACATTGGGTGAAATCTTTAAAAAAGTAGCCGTTAATACTAAAGCTAAAACAACAATTGTTTATTCATCATTGCACTTACACCAATTGTATTTAGCAATTGCAGGATGAATTAATGAGCAATTAGCTGAATACACATTAATTCATGGAACACTAATGTCAATTGATGGAATGGGTGTTTTAATTCAAGGTGAAAGTGGTGTTGGAAAAAGTGAAGTTGCTTTACAATTAATCCGTCAAAATGCTTTATTTATTGCTGATGATGCAGTAGAAGCAACTAACTTAGGAAATAAAATCTTTGCTAAATCAAGTGATATTGCTGGTAAATTTCTAGAAGTTAGAGGAATCGGCTTAATTAATATAATTCAAATGTTTGGAGTAAGCAAAGTCAAATCCAGTTCAACAATCGATTTAGTTATTACTTTAATTAAATCTGAAAATGTTCAACGTCAATATTTTGAACGTGTTGGAGAAAAACAACAATATCTAAACATTTTAAATGCATCTATCCCACATTATCGAATTCCAGTAACTTATGGACGTGATGTAGCTAATATGATTCAAGCAGCAGTTGCTGATTATAAAATGCGTTCAGAAGGCTATAATTCAGCTAGTGAGTATATTAATAAATTAAATAGTATTCTAAAGAATAAGTAA
- the atpH gene encoding F0F1 ATP synthase subunit delta, with product MDRDDLLINTSYPLVLFDYAIQHNQIDLFYQQVKKIIADLTLNNQELANFLSNVNLSKDERKQTLNEIYSNKIDTYIIYFLYSIIDFNRSHCILKILNEFIKQVQKHLNIVSLTVFSAFQLNEKQMQKLCVCLQNKYQKEIELTNVVDPTLIGGIKVESDFDSVDLTIVNQLEQMKQISLDVLSGVKGKKYE from the coding sequence ATGGATCGTGATGATTTATTAATTAATACTTCCTATCCTTTAGTATTATTTGATTATGCAATTCAGCATAACCAAATTGATTTGTTTTATCAACAAGTTAAAAAAATCATTGCTGATTTAACACTTAATAATCAAGAATTAGCTAACTTTTTAAGTAATGTTAATCTTTCAAAGGATGAACGTAAACAAACACTAAATGAAATCTATAGCAATAAAATCGATACATACATCATTTACTTTCTGTATTCAATTATTGATTTTAACCGAAGTCATTGTATTCTAAAAATCTTAAATGAATTTATCAAACAAGTCCAAAAACATTTAAATATTGTAAGTCTAACTGTATTTAGTGCATTTCAATTAAATGAAAAACAAATGCAAAAATTGTGTGTTTGTTTACAAAATAAATATCAAAAAGAAATTGAATTAACGAATGTTGTTGATCCAACATTAATTGGAGGAATTAAAGTCGAAAGCGACTTTGATTCAGTTGATCTAACCATTGTTAATCAACTTGAACAAATGAAGCAAATTAGTTTAGATGTCCTAAGTGGAGTTAAAGGAAAGAAATATGAGTAA
- the lgt gene encoding prolipoprotein diacylglyceryl transferase: protein MNWFSNIVPSPIAIWNADSTPIAFHLGGLEVRWYGLLIAIGFILAIIAIICKLKFFYKVPIDPFYYYCLMAIPACIFGAMFWSACIGDRKWSDFFNFKNGGLAIQGGVVTNIIIGLIWFQYILKKPKYWVRDLSTENKMQPVLRQVSTWVYADAIIPAVLIGQIIGRWGNYFNQEVYGQIVNNINYQTWLSTHLPFMYVQGEGQYHHPLFLYESVLNIVGLILIFVVLEFIPKVKAGTISFSYVLWYGIVRMCMEPFRMSQYTFTNTYVMDGLWIAISLICLPLNQFNIISLTRQYRCKLFIKNLILTNGLIYHWIKFKLNSAQKKQDQNLINHYQNWMDQNRKQNQNEHCLFIRKSNEFLYYLGR from the coding sequence ATGAATTGATTTAGTAACATTGTTCCAAGTCCAATAGCAATATGAAATGCCGACAGTACTCCGATTGCTTTTCATTTAGGCGGTTTAGAAGTCCGTTGATATGGGCTTTTGATTGCCATTGGCTTTATTTTGGCAATTATTGCCATTATTTGCAAATTAAAGTTCTTTTATAAAGTTCCAATTGATCCATTTTATTATTATTGCTTAATGGCAATTCCTGCATGTATCTTTGGAGCAATGTTTTGGTCGGCATGTATTGGTGATCGTAAATGAAGTGATTTCTTTAATTTTAAAAATGGTGGGTTAGCTATTCAAGGAGGAGTAGTAACCAATATTATTATTGGTTTAATCTGATTCCAATACATTTTGAAAAAACCTAAATATTGGGTTAGAGATCTTTCTACTGAAAACAAAATGCAACCAGTTTTAAGACAAGTATCAACTTGAGTTTATGCTGATGCTATTATTCCGGCAGTTCTTATTGGTCAAATTATTGGAAGATGAGGTAACTACTTTAACCAAGAAGTATACGGACAAATAGTTAATAACATAAATTACCAAACATGACTAAGTACACACCTTCCATTCATGTATGTTCAAGGTGAAGGGCAATATCATCATCCATTGTTTTTATATGAATCAGTTCTTAATATTGTTGGTTTAATCCTAATTTTTGTTGTTCTTGAATTTATTCCTAAAGTTAAAGCTGGAACCATTTCATTCAGTTACGTATTATGATATGGAATTGTCAGAATGTGTATGGAACCATTTCGAATGTCTCAATATACATTCACTAATACTTACGTAATGGATGGATTATGAATTGCCATTAGCTTAATTTGTTTACCACTAAATCAATTTAATATTATTTCTTTGACTCGCCAATATCGTTGCAAGCTATTCATTAAAAATTTAATTTTAACTAATGGTTTAATTTATCATTGAATTAAATTTAAATTAAATTCAGCACAAAAAAAACAAGACCAAAATTTAATTAATCATTATCAAAATTGAATGGATCAAAATCGTAAACAAAATCAAAATGAGCATTGTTTGTTTATTCGCAAAAGTAATGAATTTTTATATTATCTGGGTCGATAA
- the atpF gene encoding F0F1 ATP synthase subunit B, with product MKKTKTCLKILIILYLTILVMFFCTSCDAQPLNSSDIIDSLLPNLWVFLAHLLATVLLLIIIIWLVYKPTNEALKARSEYIQQQITDAENARSHALHDYEIASQTKIKAFSEAHEIIENAKNQAIDKKREIEKQAHKISEQIQNDAKLEANKIKNEMEKELHQKIVDIAFAASSALLKKEINTDNNKQFVDDFIKTIDKKKE from the coding sequence ATGAAAAAAACTAAAACTTGTCTAAAGATCTTAATTATTTTATATTTGACAATTTTAGTCATGTTTTTTTGTACTAGTTGTGATGCTCAACCATTAAACTCAAGTGATATTATTGATAGCTTACTACCAAATCTATGAGTTTTCTTAGCACATTTACTAGCCACAGTTTTATTACTAATCATTATCATTTGATTAGTATATAAACCAACCAACGAAGCACTTAAAGCACGAAGTGAATATATTCAGCAACAAATAACTGATGCTGAAAATGCTCGTAGTCATGCGTTACATGATTATGAAATTGCAAGTCAAACCAAAATTAAAGCTTTTAGTGAAGCACATGAAATTATTGAAAATGCCAAAAATCAAGCAATTGACAAAAAACGTGAAATTGAAAAACAAGCACACAAAATCAGTGAGCAAATTCAAAATGATGCTAAACTTGAAGCAAATAAAATTAAAAATGAAATGGAAAAAGAATTGCATCAAAAGATTGTCGATATTGCTTTTGCAGCAAGTAGTGCTTTATTAAAGAAAGAAATTAATACTGACAATAACAAACAATTTGTTGATGACTTTATCAAAACAATTGATAAAAAGAAAGAATAA
- the atpE gene encoding F0F1 ATP synthase subunit C yields MIDTETLHNVVTAIKDAAETGLPQLGRYIGAGIAMIGAIGTGIGQGYAAGKASEAVARNPEAESKIRTMMIVGCAIAETSAIYCLIIAILLVFVG; encoded by the coding sequence ATGATTGATACTGAAACTTTACATAACGTGGTGACTGCAATTAAAGATGCAGCAGAAACTGGATTACCGCAACTTGGACGATATATCGGTGCAGGTATTGCAATGATTGGAGCAATCGGAACTGGTATAGGCCAAGGGTATGCAGCTGGAAAAGCTTCTGAAGCTGTAGCCCGTAACCCAGAAGCCGAAAGCAAAATCCGAACAATGATGATTGTTGGGTGTGCGATTGCTGAAACTTCAGCTATTTACTGTTTAATTATTGCCATTTTATTAGTATTCGTTGGTTAA
- the gidA gene encoding tRNA uridine 5-carboxymethylaminomethyl modification enzyme GidA codes for MEKNLFNVIVIGAGHAGIEAAFAAANKGHKTALFTISKKAVAQAPCNPSIGGPAKGIVTREIDALGGMQAQAADACMIQIKILNSSKGPGVWALRAQIDKDLYHQYFLKLINETKNLSLIEAEVTELIVEKNVVKGIKANDVIYLAKTVIITTGTYLKSTIHIGDEKKDSGPLNFPQAKFLSNQLKELGFELIRLKTGTPPRIEINSFNKDAAEIQLGNSEPLHFSFYTNQHLKLEDQVPCYLTYTNEKTHQIIRANLNKSAMYSGHIKGVGPRYCPSIEDKIVRFSNKPRHQIFIEPVGLKSNLLYLQGLSTSLPKSVQLDLVHSIKGLEKAEIIQYAYAIEYDAVNPVQLWPSLESKLIKNLYFAGQINGTSGYEEAAGQGLIAGINASLNIENKKPLILKRNEAYIGVMIDDIVTKGVKDPYRLLTSRAEHRLYLRNDNADDRLMPYGYQVGLLKESKYEEYLKRKQLFNEVIEYLKKTTLKNFSSLNKIYNSHSLLALAKQPQINLKDILIHSPYNNLDDELIQKISIAIKYEGYIKHEQNNLDKFSKYLSFDISCINDYSGLINLPLEAREKLNKVKPLTLAQASNISGININDLMIIKYYVENMKE; via the coding sequence ATGGAAAAGAATCTTTTTAACGTTATTGTAATAGGTGCAGGTCACGCTGGAATTGAAGCGGCTTTTGCTGCTGCAAATAAAGGCCATAAGACTGCATTGTTTACTATTAGCAAAAAAGCTGTTGCCCAAGCACCATGCAATCCTTCCATTGGTGGGCCTGCCAAAGGCATTGTAACACGTGAAATTGATGCATTGGGAGGAATGCAAGCACAAGCTGCTGATGCATGTATGATCCAAATTAAAATACTCAATAGTTCTAAGGGCCCGGGTGTATGAGCTTTAAGAGCACAAATTGATAAGGATCTATATCACCAATATTTTCTTAAATTAATTAATGAAACAAAAAATTTAAGCCTAATTGAAGCCGAAGTTACTGAATTAATTGTTGAAAAAAATGTTGTGAAAGGAATTAAAGCTAATGATGTTATTTATTTAGCTAAAACCGTGATAATCACCACAGGAACTTATTTAAAATCAACTATTCATATTGGTGATGAGAAGAAAGATAGTGGTCCACTTAATTTCCCCCAAGCTAAATTTTTATCAAACCAATTAAAAGAATTAGGTTTTGAATTAATTCGCCTTAAAACAGGAACTCCACCACGAATTGAAATTAATTCATTTAATAAAGATGCAGCTGAAATTCAATTAGGAAATAGTGAACCACTACATTTTAGTTTCTATACTAACCAGCATTTAAAACTAGAAGATCAAGTTCCGTGTTACTTAACTTATACGAATGAAAAAACACACCAAATTATTCGAGCTAATTTGAATAAAAGTGCAATGTATTCAGGACATATTAAGGGGGTTGGTCCACGTTATTGTCCAAGTATTGAAGATAAAATTGTGCGTTTTAGTAATAAACCTCGACACCAAATATTTATTGAACCAGTTGGATTAAAATCAAATTTACTATACTTACAAGGATTATCAACATCTTTGCCAAAAAGTGTGCAATTAGATTTAGTGCACAGCATCAAAGGATTAGAAAAAGCTGAAATTATTCAATATGCTTACGCAATTGAATATGATGCAGTTAATCCGGTCCAATTATGACCGTCTCTTGAATCAAAGTTGATTAAAAATTTATATTTTGCAGGTCAAATTAATGGCACGAGTGGTTATGAAGAGGCGGCTGGTCAAGGTTTAATTGCTGGAATTAATGCCTCACTTAATATTGAAAATAAAAAACCACTAATTTTAAAGCGCAATGAAGCATATATTGGCGTAATGATTGATGATATTGTTACTAAAGGAGTAAAAGACCCTTATCGTTTATTAACTAGCCGGGCAGAACATCGACTTTACTTACGCAACGATAATGCTGATGATCGTTTAATGCCTTATGGCTATCAAGTTGGCTTATTAAAAGAAAGCAAATACGAAGAATATTTAAAACGAAAACAATTATTTAACGAAGTGATTGAATATTTAAAGAAAACAACACTCAAAAATTTTAGTTCATTAAATAAAATATATAACTCTCATAGTTTGCTAGCGTTAGCTAAACAACCACAAATTAATTTAAAAGATATTCTAATTCATTCACCATATAATAATTTAGATGATGAATTAATTCAAAAGATTTCCATTGCGATTAAATATGAAGGTTATATCAAACATGAGCAAAATAATTTAGATAAGTTTAGTAAATATTTATCATTTGATATTTCATGCATTAATGATTACAGTGGATTAATTAATTTACCGCTTGAAGCTCGTGAAAAGCTAAATAAAGTTAAACCTTTAACATTAGCCCAAGCTAGTAATATTAGTGGAATTAATATTAATGATCTTATGATCATTAAATATTATGTAGAAAACATGAAAGAATAG
- the atpB gene encoding F0F1 ATP synthase subunit A, which translates to MHEAVVTYLSNDNSSNIPFYLEPRQEALTIIFVMLILACIYLAYFVKLRKLKPNQAPTGFVLVIQMYIAYIRNLVVEILGEELVCLTPYFVHLFSYIALSNVIGIIGLANPTSSLTVTLSMGIVMFVGTFVIGFKYQKLNYLKKFTYNIKIRNKSIPVMLNPNEIVGQITPLISISFRLWGNIFAGGLIGELWYFFWGYITSSKSFFLSAMNIFGAFSVIPINMYFDLLSGVIQALVFTLLTMIYWTLQKQEGHEENNHEPNKKIKIKANPALDLD; encoded by the coding sequence ATGCACGAAGCGGTAGTTACTTATTTGAGTAATGACAATAGTAGTAATATTCCTTTTTATCTTGAACCAAGACAAGAAGCATTAACTATTATTTTTGTCATGCTTATTTTAGCGTGTATATATTTGGCATATTTTGTCAAATTAAGAAAACTAAAACCAAATCAAGCACCAACTGGATTTGTTTTAGTAATACAAATGTACATTGCTTATATTCGCAATTTGGTTGTTGAAATTTTAGGCGAAGAATTAGTGTGCTTGACACCATACTTTGTTCATTTATTTAGCTATATTGCTTTAAGCAACGTCATTGGTATTATTGGTTTAGCCAATCCAACATCTTCTTTAACAGTAACTTTATCAATGGGGATTGTTATGTTTGTTGGAACTTTTGTTATTGGTTTTAAATACCAAAAGCTTAACTACCTAAAGAAGTTCACTTACAATATTAAGATTAGAAATAAATCAATCCCAGTAATGCTTAATCCTAATGAAATTGTGGGCCAAATTACCCCACTTATTAGTATTTCGTTTCGATTATGAGGAAATATCTTTGCTGGTGGATTAATTGGTGAATTATGATATTTCTTCTGGGGTTATATCACTAGTAGCAAATCGTTCTTTTTAAGTGCCATGAACATTTTTGGTGCTTTTAGTGTTATCCCAATTAACATGTATTTTGATTTACTATCTGGAGTAATTCAAGCCCTGGTGTTCACTTTATTAACCATGATTTATTGAACTTTGCAAAAACAAGAAGGTCATGAAGAAAATAATCATGAACCAAATAAAAAAATAAAAATTAAAGCTAATCCAGCTTTAGATTTAGATTAA